In Acidobacteriota bacterium, the DNA window GGATGGCGAAAAAACGGGGCGCTAATTCCATAAATGGCTCACATTGGGAATTACCGATGCCATAAATGATAGCACTGATCCCGCTACCCACGCGTTGTTTTCGAGCGACCAGAGGCTCGCTGACATCCCGTACGCACGACGACCGCGCTCATGGTGGAACGCCGCGCCATCAGACAGGCGGCGCGAATCGGTTGAGCACGTGATCGCGTGAGGCGGCATGCCTGCCCTTCTGCCGCTCAGCTCGTAGTCGAGCTCCCGGAGTGATTGTTGCCTTGTTATGAAATATCTGCGGTACGCGCTGAAATATCATGATGGGGTCGGATGTCACTTGGGCCAACCGTCACTTGAGACAATCCAGCACGTCGTCTGGAGTCTGAATGTGGACGGCCGGGTTTCGCCGGCCACGCTTGACCCATAGGACCGGAACCACCTCCCGTCCGCGTGCCCAGGCGCTGTTGCGCGCCATCGACAGCAGCCGGTCTGTCTCCGCGCCGAGATCGACGGCGGCTTTATTCCACTTGGCCTCGCCGACCAGAACCGCTCGCCCATCGAGGGACTCGGCAACGACATCCACTTCCATTGGGCCACCATCGTTCCCCGTCCCCCACCAGCGGCGGGCCGGTCCCCATTCATACCCGCCAATCCCGGAAAACGGGACACTGGCCCTGGCCAGTTCTTCCCAGACCGCCGACACGTGCAGCGACAACTGCTTGTTGACTTTGGCCGCCACTGCCGCCACTCCGCCAACTTCCAGTTGCGACTTGTTCGGCTGCAGGAATCTAAAATGGAATAACAGAAACGGATCCGCGATCTTGTAGAGCGTCCTCCGGGTCGACTTGTCGTTCTCGCCGAATGGCGTTTCCCGTCGCACATAGCCAAGATCCACCAACTGGACCAGGGGCCGCATCAGGCTGCTTGCGGGCTTGCCAAGGCGTCCGGCGATCTCCGACAGCCGGTGACAACCTTGCCCGATGACCGACAGCAGGGAGTAGGGCTGAACCGCGCTCCGCATCTCGTCCAGGAGCAGTCCCATCGGTTCCTCGTGCAGCACACCGTTCCGGTGCAACACCAGTTCGCGAATCGCCTCCGCCAACCCATCGAATGACGAAGCCAGTTCCCAGTAGCGCGGCACGCCCCCCCAGACAGAATAGGCCTCCACCGCCTTCTCGCCATCGAGTCCCAAGGCGTCGCGAATCCATCCCGCTTTCAGGGGTTCAATTTTCAGAATCTCGAGCGCTCGTCCGTACAAGGGCGCGGTTCTGTCCAGGACCAGCCCGTGCATCATCCGCTGCGATGAACCGCATAAGACCAGGTTCAGATTCTTGGGCCCAGGGCGATCAATATACTTCTGCAGAATACTGGGCAACGCCGGAGACAATTGGACCAGATACGGAAATTCGTCGAGGCACAGCGAGATCCGCCGGTCGAGCCGATCGTTAAGGTTCAGCAGCAACGCATCCCAGGTGGCATAGCCGGCGGAGGAAAAAAGCGGCACGGCTTTGTCGACTTCCGCGGCCAGGTCCAGGATCTGCAGCGCCGGCTCTTTCTGGTCGGCCAGATAGTAGACGTCCCGGATTGAGATCACGTGCTGCAGGAGCGTGGACTTGCCGCAGCGCCGGCGGCCGTAGATGACAGCCAAGGCGCCCCCGGGGGCGTTCATGGCCCGTCGCAGCCGCCTTTGTTCATCCTCGCGATTGAGAAATGGTGCTGTCACGGAGTCGGCATACCTCCTTTATGTTTCTCGCACATTATGTTTGACAAACATATGTTTCAGCAAGTCGTAATCCGAGGTCCGCCCCACCTTACCTCCGTACGCAGAAAGGGCCGCGAGGCAGTGTCGCCGCGTTTTCAGGTCGCGAGGATCGCGGCGCGGTCGCGCAGCAGGTCGACGTAGCGCGTGCGGAATGACACGCCGAGCGGCGAGCGCGACACGAGATCGATCGCGCCGTCCAGCACGGCCGCGATGCGCGCCAGTTCCCGGGCGATCGATCGAGCCGGCAGCCCGCAGTACTTCCCGAACTCCTCCCAATGCTCGCGCCGCAACCCATCCTGCTTGCCGCCAACCGGCAAGGCAAGATGATCATCGGGCAGGACAAGTCGGGTGCACAGTAGATCGTAGGCGGGCGAGAGTTGGACGATGCCGTCGACCCCGATCAACAGCGAGAAGTTCTTCAGGTGCGCATCGCCGTTGCCCGTCCACCAGCAGAAGACCAGTTGACGGAAAAGCTTGAGACTCTCGATCGCCGGCTCGGTGGCGTATCGCCTGACCAGTCGCGCGCACAGTTCCGCGGACCCGTCGTACTTCCGTTTCGGCGGATATTCCGCCAACTGGCAGAAGTCCTCCTGACGCAACTTCTGGCCGGACTCCAGCCGATCGAAGCGGCGGGCCACGTACGCCATCGATCCGTCGGCCAGCGCGAGCAAGCCACACGGAGGGATGTTGATGCCTGCCATCTCCGCGACGCGCAGCGTCACCAGTTCGTTCTCCGGTAGCTCGGGAAACGTGGAGGCTTGCGGTTTGAGGATGAAACGGCCTGGACCGAGGGCGACCTGAAGCGTCTGCCTGTCGGCGGACAGGTTGACCGAAATCTTCCGTTGGACGCCAGACAAGGTCGTGCGGCCGACCATTGCGAGGCCAACCGTGTGAAGACGGGCAAGGTCGATGTCTACGGGTGCCGGCACGTCGGTCGAGCCGAAGAGCGATCGAAGACATCGAGTGTGATATTGACCCATCCCCTCGTGCGGGCGCAGGCAGATCAGGCAGATGCTCATCTGGCCTCCGCATCAGCCGCCACAATCGCATCGGCCGCCGCGTGGTCGTCCAATGTAACCACCACTCCGGGAGTGGTTGGTACAATCTCGACTGCCCCCACGCAGTCGGCGCACGTCGCGAGGAGCAGGCCGAAGGCATCGTCTGGCGAGATCTTGAGCTTGGTCGTGGAGAGCTGAAGCAGCCAACCTTCAGGCAAGAGGTTCTCGAAGAATGGGTGTAGCGCTTTGGAGTTGTAGGGCTCCGCCCGCAGTGGCAGCGTCAACGACACCGGCACGGCGTCGGGCCGGCTCAGCCATTCGGCGTCGTACACGAAACGCGTGTGTCCTTCGTCTATCTCGGAGAGTTCGCCGACGCGCTGCCCGTCGAGGCACACGACCGCCCGCCGCCCGCGCGAGTCGTCCTCCCGAGTCGAACCGATAGGGCTGTCCATCACTGCTCCGGCGTGGAGGTCTCACGGGCGGCTTTCGGGAGGTCCACCGGCCCCAGATGTTTGCCGAACGCTCGCAGAACCTGGTCGACCTTGTCCAGCCTGAGGGTCTGCTTACCGGCTTCGAGTTCCACGACGAAACGTTTGCCGACACCGGCGAGGTCGGCGAGGTCGTGCTGCGTCAGCTTCGCACCTCGGCGTCGTTGGCGAACGAAGTGCGCCACAAGAAGGCCCCGTTCGGGAACGTTATGCGGAGACATGAGGTGATTTTGCGATGGTTCACGTGCCAAGTCAAGTCAAATGTTCCTTGTCGGGCACATATTGCCGTTACCTCGCACAGCCCGTCCGTCTATAATTCTCCGTCTCCGACATGTAGTAGTTCGCGTAGTCCGACGCCAATCATTTTCCTTTCGCCTGACGGATTATGATCCATAACTGCTGTATAATCGTTCGCGACGAGAACGAAAACACAGCTTTTCAGGCTTTCGACATACAGGCTTCCCGGCCAGGACAGCCGACGGCTTGTGATCCTCACTGGCGCCAGGCAGACCGGAAAAACGACGCTTGCCCGGACCTGCTATGGCGGACTGCGGTACTTGAACCTCGACAGTATCGAGGAGCGAGAGTCTGTGCGGGAATTGAGGACGGCGGCCTGGGGCCGCACGGTTGGAGCGGCGTTATTAGACGAAGCTCAAAAGGAACCGTCGGTCTTCGAGAAGGTGAAATGGGCGTTCGACGCCGGGGAGATCTCGTTCACCGTCCTCCTCGGATCGTCTCGCCTGGCGTTGATGCAGCGCGTCCGCGAAACGCTCGCGGGGCGTGCGTTCGTCTTCGAGTTGTGGCCGCTCTGTGCGCTGGAGTTGCGACATTCCGCCGGCGAGCAGCCACCGCAACCGCTGGTCCACGATTTGGTCACCGGATCGGGCCTGATCGATGCGCGTCTCCGGGAGGAGCCGCCGGTACTTTTCGGCGACGAAGAGAACAGGCGGCGCGACTCGGTGGAGCACTTGCTCGCGTGGGGCGGCATGCCTGCCCTTCTGCCGCTCAGCGATACCGATCGTCGCGACTGGCTGCGTTCGTACCAGCAGACGTTTCTCGAACGCGACCTTGCCGATCTCGCGCGCATCGACGACCTCCATCCGTTCCGCAGGCTCGAGCGCCTGTGCATGCTCCGCTCGGGCGGACTGCTTTCCTACGCCGACCTGGGACGGGACGCAGGGATATCCCCATCGACCGCGCGACGGTACCTGGCGTATCTCGAGGCCTCGTGCCAGGTGCTGTTGCTGCCTCCCTACTCGCGCAACCTGACGAGCACCGTCGTGAAGGCGCCGAAACTCTATTGGATGGACGTCGGCCTTCTGCGGCAAGACACCCACCGCTGGGGCCCGGCGGACGGCGGCCTGTTCGAGACGATGGTGGTGGGAGAGCTGAAGAAGTGGTCGAGTGCGGCGGGAGTGGATGCGGAGTGGTTCTTCTATCGAACCCGGTCGGGACTGGAAGTAGACGTGCTGCTGGAAACACCGGCCGGCGTGATCGGCATTGAGATCAAGCATCGCCCCACTGCGGTCCGGTCCGACGCGCACGGATTGCTGGCCGTGGCCGCGGCGCTCGGCAGTCGCTGGCGCGGCGGCCTCATCGTCACGTCCGGCGGCCAACTCGAGTCGCTCGTGCCGGAGCAATCGATCTGGACCGTCCCGGTGCACCGACTGGTGTGATGGGCCGTCTCGCCGCAAGACAGCGCACGCCACCATCAGCGGCGTGTACGCCCAGGCGTACATCGCCCCAAAGCCAGCGCACCCCACACGACGATCACGAGAACTGAGCACGCCATCCCGCGCATATGACTGCCCTGCTCCTGTCGCCCGTATCCGGAATTTGACGTTTATCGCTTATCACTATACGCTATACACATGATTCGCTCGTTTCGAGACGCCGACGCCCAAAAGCTCTTCAACGACGAATTCTCCAGGAAGTATCAGGTCATCGAACGGGCCGCCCAGCGGAAACTCGCGGTACTCGACGAAGCGGAGACCCTGCAGGACCTTGCCGCACTCCCCGGCAACCACCTGGAAGCGCTCAAAGGCGGCCGGAAGGGGCAGCACAGCATTCGCATCAACGATCAGTATCGCCTCTGCTTTGTGTGGTCAGAGGCCCAGGCGACTGACGTCGAGATCGTGGACTATCATTAGTGGAGAACGCCATGCGCAAGCTTCTCGCCCCGATTCACCCTGGAGAGATCCTTCGGGAAGACGTGCTCAAGCCACTGAACATGAGCGTCAACCAGCTCGCCAAGTCGCTGGCGGTGGACGCCGCTCGTCTGAACGAGATCGTGCGCGGCCGGCGCGGGATCACCGCCGACACGGCTCTACGGCTTGCCCGATACCTCGGCACCACGCCAGAATTCTGGCTGAAGCTCCAGGTGCATTACGAGCTGCGCGTGGCGCGGCAAACGAAGCTCAAGGACATCGAGCACACCGTACGCCCGCGATCCGAAGCCGCGTAGGCGTCTTCCATGCTGCCGCACGCCGCCATTGGTACAAGCGACGGCCGCGCTCATGGTGGAACGCGGCCAGGGGTGCGACAGC includes these proteins:
- a CDS encoding HigA family addiction module antitoxin, which translates into the protein MRKLLAPIHPGEILREDVLKPLNMSVNQLAKSLAVDAARLNEIVRGRRGITADTALRLARYLGTTPEFWLKLQVHYELRVARQTKLKDIEHTVRPRSEAA
- a CDS encoding type II toxin-antitoxin system RelE/ParE family toxin, which gives rise to MIRSFRDADAQKLFNDEFSRKYQVIERAAQRKLAVLDEAETLQDLAALPGNHLEALKGGRKGQHSIRINDQYRLCFVWSEAQATDVEIVDYH
- a CDS encoding ATP-binding protein, which translates into the protein MTAPFLNREDEQRRLRRAMNAPGGALAVIYGRRRCGKSTLLQHVISIRDVYYLADQKEPALQILDLAAEVDKAVPLFSSAGYATWDALLLNLNDRLDRRISLCLDEFPYLVQLSPALPSILQKYIDRPGPKNLNLVLCGSSQRMMHGLVLDRTAPLYGRALEILKIEPLKAGWIRDALGLDGEKAVEAYSVWGGVPRYWELASSFDGLAEAIRELVLHRNGVLHEEPMGLLLDEMRSAVQPYSLLSVIGQGCHRLSEIAGRLGKPASSLMRPLVQLVDLGYVRRETPFGENDKSTRRTLYKIADPFLLFHFRFLQPNKSQLEVGGVAAVAAKVNKQLSLHVSAVWEELARASVPFSGIGGYEWGPARRWWGTGNDGGPMEVDVVAESLDGRAVLVGEAKWNKAAVDLGAETDRLLSMARNSAWARGREVVPVLWVKRGRRNPAVHIQTPDDVLDCLK
- a CDS encoding HipA domain-containing protein; translation: MSICLICLRPHEGMGQYHTRCLRSLFGSTDVPAPVDIDLARLHTVGLAMVGRTTLSGVQRKISVNLSADRQTLQVALGPGRFILKPQASTFPELPENELVTLRVAEMAGINIPPCGLLALADGSMAYVARRFDRLESGQKLRQEDFCQLAEYPPKRKYDGSAELCARLVRRYATEPAIESLKLFRQLVFCWWTGNGDAHLKNFSLLIGVDGIVQLSPAYDLLCTRLVLPDDHLALPVGGKQDGLRREHWEEFGKYCGLPARSIARELARIAAVLDGAIDLVSRSPLGVSFRTRYVDLLRDRAAILAT
- a CDS encoding ATP-binding protein; protein product: MILTGARQTGKTTLARTCYGGLRYLNLDSIEERESVRELRTAAWGRTVGAALLDEAQKEPSVFEKVKWAFDAGEISFTVLLGSSRLALMQRVRETLAGRAFVFELWPLCALELRHSAGEQPPQPLVHDLVTGSGLIDARLREEPPVLFGDEENRRRDSVEHLLAWGGMPALLPLSDTDRRDWLRSYQQTFLERDLADLARIDDLHPFRRLERLCMLRSGGLLSYADLGRDAGISPSTARRYLAYLEASCQVLLLPPYSRNLTSTVVKAPKLYWMDVGLLRQDTHRWGPADGGLFETMVVGELKKWSSAAGVDAEWFFYRTRSGLEVDVLLETPAGVIGIEIKHRPTAVRSDAHGLLAVAAALGSRWRGGLIVTSGGQLESLVPEQSIWTVPVHRLV
- a CDS encoding HipA N-terminal domain-containing protein, whose protein sequence is MDSPIGSTREDDSRGRRAVVCLDGQRVGELSEIDEGHTRFVYDAEWLSRPDAVPVSLTLPLRAEPYNSKALHPFFENLLPEGWLLQLSTTKLKISPDDAFGLLLATCADCVGAVEIVPTTPGVVVTLDDHAAADAIVAADAEAR
- a CDS encoding helix-turn-helix transcriptional regulator; its protein translation is MSPHNVPERGLLVAHFVRQRRRGAKLTQHDLADLAGVGKRFVVELEAGKQTLRLDKVDQVLRAFGKHLGPVDLPKAARETSTPEQ